One window of the Anomaloglossus baeobatrachus isolate aAnoBae1 chromosome 12, aAnoBae1.hap1, whole genome shotgun sequence genome contains the following:
- the TXNIP gene encoding thioredoxin-interacting protein codes for MVVFKKIKCFEVVFTDPEKVYCGGEKVTGKVLVEVCEVTRVSAVKFLACGVAKVLWSSGSHHCKQEMEYLRFEDTLQMEDQPTDSDGSVILRPGNRYEYKFGFELPQGPLGTTFKGKYGSVKYWVKAFLERPSHPAQEVQKNFEVVDFVDVNTPDLLSPISGKKHKKMTCLFIPDGHISMSASINRKGFCEGEEICISADFENTCSRIVVPKAAIIAKHTYLANGLTKVFTQKLCSVRGNHIISGMTDSWRGKSIRVPKIKPSILGCNILRVEYSLLIYVSVPGAKKVILDLPLVIGSSSSGLNSRSSSMASQASSEMSWVELNIPGTPEAPPCYLDIIPEDHRIESPTTPLIDEFDSICDSPIFMYAPEFKFMPPPTYTEVDANKNTCVH; via the exons ATGGTGGTCTTCAAGAAAATCAAATGCTTTGAGGTGGTCTTCACTGACCCTGAGAAAGTCTACTGCGGAGGCGAGAAGGTGACGGGAAAGGTGTTGGTGGAAGTGTGTGAGGTCACCCGCGTGTCTGCCGTCAAGTTTTTGGCCTGCGGAGTGGCCAAGGTTCTCTGGTCCTCCGGATCGCATCATTGCAAGCAGGAAATGGAATACTTGAGATTTGAGGACACCCTACAAATGGAGGATCAGCCCACTG attctgATGGCTCCGTAATCTTGAGACCTGGCAATCGATACGAGTACAAATTTGGATTTGAACTTCCTCAGGG gCCTTTGGGTACCACCTTCAAAGGGAAGTATGGATCCGTCAAGTATTGGGTGAAGGCATTTCTCGAACGTCCATCACACCCTGCTCAGGAAGTTCAAAAGAATTTCGAAGTGGTTGATTTTGTAGACGTTAACACTCCAGATTTATTG TCTCCGATTTCTGGCAAGAAGCACAAGAAGATGACTTGCTTGTTCATCCCTGATGGTCACATATCCATGAGTGCCAGTATTAACCGTAAAGGATTTTGTGAAG GCGAGGAAATCTGCATCTCTGCTGACTTTGAGAACACCTGCTCTCGTATTGTTGTCCCCAAAGCTGCCATTATTGCCAAACACACTTATTTAGCCAACGGCCTAACCAAAGTCTTTACCCAGAAGCTCTGTAGCGTGAGAGGAAATCACATAATCTCTGGAATGACAGACTCTTGGAGAGGAAAAAGCATCCGTGTACCAAAGATAAAGCCATCCATCCTTGGTTGCAACATCCTGCGAGTGGAGTACTCTTTGCTG atctACGTCAGTGTTCCTGGAGCGAAGAAGGTCATTCTAGACTTGCCTCTTGTCATCGGCAGCAGCTCATCCGGTCTTAACAGCCGCAGTTCCAGCATGGCCAGTCAAGCAAGCTCTGAAATGAGCTGGGTCGAATTAAACATCCCTGGAACTCCAGAAG CACCACCATGTTATTTGGACATCATCCCGGAAGACCACAGAATAGAAAGCCCAACGACTCCTTTGATCGATGAGTTTGACAGTATCTGTGACAGTCCCATCTTCATGTATGCTCCGGAGTTTAAGTTTATGCCACCTCCAACCTACACAGAG GTTGATGCCAATAAGAACACCTGCGTGCATTAA